From one Psilocybe cubensis strain MGC-MH-2018 chromosome 13, whole genome shotgun sequence genomic stretch:
- a CDS encoding LYR motif-containing protein 4 has product MSVGTPSRQAILSLYHNMLRTSQSFSSYNFREYFVRRTKDTFRAIQNESDPERVRSLYSDAVRESTVLRRSAIVNQLYGGWKLAVEVQDKQKQSDSTLERADS; this is encoded by the exons ATGTCTGTCGGTACACCAAGCCGCCAGGCGATTCTGAGCCTGTACCATAACATGCTGCGCACGTCGCAGTCGTTCAGCTCGTACAACTTCCGCGAGTACTTTGTGCGGCGCACAAAGGACACGTTCCGCGCTATCCAG AACGAATCGGACCCTGAGCGCGTACGCTCGCTCTACTCTGACGCCGTCAGAGAAAGCACTGTGCTCCGCCGCAGTGCCATCGTCAACCAGCTATATGGTGGTTGGAAGCTCGCTGTCGAGGTCCAGGATAAGCAGAAGCAATCGGATTCGACGCTTGAGCGGGCGGACTCGTAA
- a CDS encoding Respiratory supercomplex factor 1, mitochondrial, translating into MSTPPPPPPTTTSAPASVSGGYQDPLETWSDKFARKFNENPWVPLGCLATCGALIMSAAKLRAGKPKDMNYWLRARVGLQGLTVGALLLGSTWGREWMKEKFGIESARSQSASSSSSSSSAGETGKETETEAQKHKKAQEKREFEERLRNAEEVTRMEKAVGVEGGKMTVKGPVVNKPKEDKEPTTATSTSTTEAVKQSGGWRFWGGKSSSPSPSAEGKDGADSTSSTKTS; encoded by the exons ATGTCtacacccccacccccacctccaACAACAACTTCCGCTCCCGCTTCCGTTTCGGGAGGGTACCAGGACCCGCTGGAGACGTGGAGCGACAAGTTTGCGCGCAAGTTCAATGAGAACCCGTGGGTCCCTCTCG GATGCCTAGCAACATGCGGCGCCCTAATCATGTCCGCCGCAAAGCTCCGCGCAGGCAAGCCCAAAGACATGAACTACTGGCTGCGCGCGCGGGTCGGCCTGCAGGGGCTCACTGTCGGCGCGCTCCTTCTCGGCTCGACGTGGGGCCGTGAGTGGATGAAGGAGAAGTTTGGGATCGAGTCGGCGCGGTCGCAgtctgcttcttcctcttcctcttcctcttctgcgGGTGAGACGGGgaaggagacggagacggaggCGCAGAAGCACAAGAAGGCGCAGGAGAAGCGGGAGTTTGAGGAGCGCTTGAGGAATGCGGAGGAGGTGACGAGGATGGAGAAGGCGGTTGGTGTTGAGGGTGGGAAGATGACTGTTAAGGGGCCGGTGGTGAATAAGCCCAAGGAGGATAAGGAGCCGACGACGGcgacgagcacgagcacgacgGAGGCGGTTAAGCAGAGCGGTGGGTGGCGTTTTTGGGGGGGTAAGAGttcgagtccgagtccgagtgcGGAGGGTAAAGATGGTGCTGATTCGACTTCATCGACTAAGACATCGTAA
- a CDS encoding Ubiquitin-related modifier 1, with translation MSTISIKLEFGGGLELLFANKRSYRVDIPAVVPVDNSTSLSLSPSPYPASASASTSSSTTTTTGTGTTSGTGTETDTDTVTVIEKETKNVDVAYLIHYMRDHMLTERVELFMEKGTVRPGILVLINDTDWELEGEGEYELKNGDEVVFISTLHGG, from the exons ATGTCAACAATCTCCATAAAACTCGAATTCGGCGGCGGCCTCGAGCTCCTCTTCGCCAACAAGCGGTCGTACCGCGTTGATATACCCGCTGTTGTCCCTGTTGATAATTCTACTTCTCTTTCCctgtctccttctccttaCCCCGCTTCCGCTTCCGCATCTACTTCTtcctcgacgacgacgacgacgggaACAGGAACGACGTCGGGGACGGGAACAGAgacggacacggacacggtGACGGTGATAGagaaagaaacgaaaaacgTAGACGTGGCCTATCTGATCCATTACATGCGCGACCACATGCTTACCGAGCGCGTTGAGCTGTTCATGGAGAAGGGTACTGT CCGTCCAGGCATCCTCGTCCTGATCAACGACACCGACTGGGAACTCGAGGGAGAGGGCGAGTACGAGCTgaagaatggagatgaggtcgTGTTTATTTCTACGCTTCATGGCGGGTGA